The Nitrospirota bacterium sequence ATTTTCTTAAGTATTGCAAGAGGTTTTTACCCCGTTAGAAAGCCCCGTTCTTTCTAACGGGGTTAAGCTTCAACTCCATCAACAAAGCGTCCTCAATCGGCGTCTCATAATACTTCTTTCTTATAGAGACCGTTTTGAATCCGAACTTCTCATAAAGATGTTTTGCAATAGCGTTAGACCCTCTGACCTCGAGGATAATCCTGGAAACATCTCTCTGACGTGCTATATCTATAGCAAATTGAATAAGTTTCCTCCCGATTCCCATATTCCTGAAATCTGGGTGAACAGCAAGATTCATGAGGTGTGCCTCATCAAAGAGTATCCAGAAACACACGTACCCTACTACCTTTTTGCCTGTTCTCGCTACAGAGGAATAAGATATACCTGCATTCCTCTTAAGTTCATAAAGGAATGCACCCTCTGACCATGGTGATAAAAAAGATGCCCTTTCTATCTGCATCACCTCTTTGATATCCTCTTCCCTCATGGGCTCTATGATTATCTCTTCTCCCATTTTAACTCTGCTTCAGATTTTCTTATATACCTTGGGACCAGTGAGTTTATCTCAGATACCTCCCCAGCCTTTAACATCTTTATCCCCATTTCAGCCACAGTAGCAGCTGATGGAATCTGCATTGGGAGAGGAGCAAAGAGAGCCATATCCCCGAGTTTTTCTATAATCAAATCCCTGTATATTATTGCGCCATCACCAAGAAAAACGGTTTTCTCTTTTATATGGGACAACAGAGCCTCTGGTGAGATTGCCGTATCCTCTATTATCTTTACCATTGTCCTGTCATTAAACCTGTAAAGTGCGGTATATACCTCTTTCTTTCTTGCATCGAGCATGGGACACACGAGATATGAACACATAGAAAGCCTTGATGCAAAGGCATCAAGCGTAGGCACAGCAACAACCGGCTTCCCTGTAGCATAAGCCAATCCTTTAATCGTGCTTAACCCTACCCTCAGTCCTGTAAATGAGCCAGGACCAATGGATACAGAAAAGGCATCCACATCACTCAGGGAATATTTTGAGCTATTAAGGATTTTCTCTATAGCAATCATGAGACCCTCAGAATGTGTTGCTTTTACATTAAGGGTGGTCTCGGCTATTAAACCAGTTTCAGACATAATTGCTATGCTTCCTGTCATCGTAGAGGTTTCTATTGCAAGTATTATCATATTAAGATTATATTTATAAATCTGTTGATTTTCAATAAAATAGGCTATATAGTTAAGTAGAATAGTTCTGGGAATAAATATGTCGAGAAATGACCAGGTCATACGCCAGTGGCACATCTTAAGACTTCTTGAATCCCGAGAGGCACTAAGCATCTCTGAACTCATGGGTGAGATACATCCAGACTACGAGTGCTGTGAGAGAACCATACGAAGAGACCTTGAGGCATTGCAGTCTGCTGGTTTCCCTCTATATTCAGAGCGGATTAACAACAGAGTTCGCTGGAGACTCCTTGAATCATTTAAAAACATACCCTCTTTGCCCCTTACGCCAACTGAACTCATCGCATTATACATGGGGAGAGACCTCCTTAAACCTCTTGAAGGGACACAGTTTAAAGATGCGATAGAATCACTCTATGGTAAGATAAGATCAATTGTCCCTCATAATACCATCTCTCATCTTACCTATACCCTCGAACATTATGCAGCAGGTATCCCCCCTTACAAGGATTATAGAAGCCATAAAATGATAATAGATACGATTACACAGGCGATACAGAAGCAGAGGTGTATAAAGATAAGGTACTTTTCCCTGAGTCAAAACCAGGAGACCAGGAGAGAGGTTGATCCCTACAAGATATGGTACTATAGCGGATCACTGTATCTTATAGCCTATTGTCACCAGAGAAAAGAGATAAGGACTTTTGCGGTGGACAGAATCAGAGACATAACGCTCACAGAGAACACATATCAGAAGCCTCTTGATTTCTCTTTTGAGGAATATATGGATGGATGCTTCGGTGTTATAAGAGGCGAGCGTGTAGAAGTAGAGGTCCTATTTGAGGCAGATACAGCAAGGTGGGTAAAAGAGAAGATATGGCATCCTACACAGAAGATAAAAGAACTTGGTGATGGGAAGATAGTTATGTCTCTCATGGTTGCAGATACGGTGGAACTTAAGGCATGGATTCTGAGTTTTGGCTCAGGGGCAAAAGTAATAAAACCTCAGAGTCTGGCAAAAGAGGTAAAGAAAGAGGCAAGAAAGATTTCATCTCTCTATAAAAAGTCCCCACGAAAGTGACCCCGGATGTCACTACTGGATGGTATAATTTGAGATAATAAGTTAAGAAATGATAAAAATACTGTCGGCCTTGCCGACACTGTTAAATATATGGGTGTAGTAAAATTTTAAAGGATTATGAGTTTGGATAAAAGACAGATTGAAGTTATTGATGATACTATGGCAGATGTTTTGAGGCATAAGACACCTGCCGAGAGAATCCATATTGGGTTCAATATATGGATATCAGCACGTAATATGTTGATGTCTCATCTTGGAAAGACTCATCCTGAATGGGATGCACT is a genomic window containing:
- a CDS encoding transcriptional regulator, with product MSRNDQVIRQWHILRLLESREALSISELMGEIHPDYECCERTIRRDLEALQSAGFPLYSERINNRVRWRLLESFKNIPSLPLTPTELIALYMGRDLLKPLEGTQFKDAIESLYGKIRSIVPHNTISHLTYTLEHYAAGIPPYKDYRSHKMIIDTITQAIQKQRCIKIRYFSLSQNQETRREVDPYKIWYYSGSLYLIAYCHQRKEIRTFAVDRIRDITLTENTYQKPLDFSFEEYMDGCFGVIRGERVEVEVLFEADTARWVKEKIWHPTQKIKELGDGKIVMSLMVADTVELKAWILSFGSGAKVIKPQSLAKEVKKEARKISSLYKKSPRK
- the rimI gene encoding ribosomal protein S18-alanine N-acetyltransferase, which gives rise to MGEEIIIEPMREEDIKEVMQIERASFLSPWSEGAFLYELKRNAGISYSSVARTGKKVVGYVCFWILFDEAHLMNLAVHPDFRNMGIGRKLIQFAIDIARQRDVSRIILEVRGSNAIAKHLYEKFGFKTVSIRKKYYETPIEDALLMELKLNPVRKNGAF
- the tsaB gene encoding tRNA (adenosine(37)-N6)-threonylcarbamoyltransferase complex dimerization subunit type 1 TsaB, which gives rise to MIILAIETSTMTGSIAIMSETGLIAETTLNVKATHSEGLMIAIEKILNSSKYSLSDVDAFSVSIGPGSFTGLRVGLSTIKGLAYATGKPVVAVPTLDAFASRLSMCSYLVCPMLDARKKEVYTALYRFNDRTMVKIIEDTAISPEALLSHIKEKTVFLGDGAIIYRDLIIEKLGDMALFAPLPMQIPSAATVAEMGIKMLKAGEVSEINSLVPRYIRKSEAELKWEKR